A region from the Etheostoma spectabile isolate EspeVRDwgs_2016 chromosome 9, UIUC_Espe_1.0, whole genome shotgun sequence genome encodes:
- the pdgfra gene encoding platelet-derived growth factor receptor alpha, with protein sequence MDGVKTYVVFGGILVVLVSVTSGLLPPTIVSNEEEFILQPNSVFNISCTGKRNVVWAEPLPKNTFVYPGYYTATLFIYNATVENTGYYMCTYETPEGDLNLEEDNEAGIYVFVPDPQAPFVPETPDNLVVPMDTPGVPISCRVSDPNSHVILRSVPSGEEMPAYYDNKMGFFGSLLPGQYQCETTVNDQTMRSVTYTVEHEPPEDSEDFDVEVKASGETLRAGQPFNITCVAPPGLGFQQQWLHPKKQAVDAVQMKQTFPDRVLYILSIQQATSQDSGIYECSVTQHTSGEVRVSSVAVTVFEENSFVALDHSGIQATEFVSPLEETEFTILIDAYPAPKVAWLKDGTDVAQNYYILTKTSHLEGNRYQSILTLLQPLWKDNGNYTITALSGSSTAQFSFTLKVKAATAMMFPPSSAPVLLPQVEEMVVLLHTPFTLTCRGEAKLAWKTPLYVHEQTQEDNSGLFVTTITVDSATAMHTGYYTCYYSRNTTDDTEDSSVYIYVPDPDVPFVPSPVPFGNHVLSDHEEMEIQCRVSDPSANVTLVNVDTQQPVPSVYDSKRGALGVFTAGTYICKALINGEEHYSGEYIVHGWTGGAALHVELTAKRTALLVGDTITVTCLARGSEILEDHWKYPGKLANRAIKTVHENKRAQEILYTLTIPQASTKDSGIYSCSITDIISNEDQTKELAVQVFASAFMSVRPEFGEYESAELDEVREFRAKISSFPSAHVTWLKDGIPLSDVTAEISSSLRQLSETSYMSVLTLIRAKEEDSGNYTMRVENGDQIHDVGLNLEVKVPAVIVDLMDIHHGSATGQSVVCISRGQPTPVVEWFICKDIKHCANDSAAWVPLPANSTEVTMDSHIDEENNLESQVMFGHLESTLAVRCLARNQMAVVSREVKLVSNGPHPELTVAAAVLVLLVIVIISLIVLVIIWKQKPRYEIRWRVIESVSPDGHEYIYVDPMQLPYDSRWEFPRDRLVLGRILGSGAFGKVVEGTAYGLSRSQPVMKVAVKMLKPTARSSEKQALMSELKIMTHLGPHLNIVNLLGACTKSGPIYIITEYCFYGDLVNYLHKNRENFLSLTPEKSKKELDIFGINPADESSRSYVVLSFENKGDYMDMKQADTQYVPMLEISNPHKYSDIQRSNYDHPPSQKEDEMDVLLSDNMNEGLTTTDLLSFTYQVAKGMEFLASKNCVHRDLAARNVLLSQGKIVKICDFGLARDIMHDNNYVSKGSTFLPVKWMAPESIFDNMYTSLSDVWSYGILLWEIFSLGGTPYPGMVVDSSFYNKIKSGYRMSKPEHAPQDLYEMMMKCWNSEPEKRPTFLGLSETVSSLLPSSYKRHYERVNHEFLKSDHPAVTRVCVENDDAYIGITYKNQGKLKDRESGFDEQRLSSDSGYIIPLPDLDPVSDDECGKRNRHGSQTSEESAIETGSSSSTFAKREGETLEDITLLDEMCLDCSDLGEDSFL encoded by the exons ATGGATGGGGTAAAGACCTATGTTGTCTTTGGGGGTATCCTGGTGGTGCTGGTTTCAG TTACCTCTGGACTGTTGCCACCAACCATTGTGTCAAACGAAGAGGAGTTCATCCTGCAGCCCAACTCCGTCTTCAACATTAGCTGTACCGGGAAAAGAAACGTCGTTTGGGCCGAACCCCTGCCGAAAAACACCTTCGTTTACCCGGGCTACTACACGGCGACGCTTTTCATTTACAACGCAACTGTAGAAAACACCGGCTATTACATGTGCACATATGAAACCCCGGAGGGTGACCTGAACTTGGAGGAAGACAACGAGGCAGGAATATATGTCTTTGTCCCAg ATCCCCAGGCTCCATTTGTCCCCGAGACCCCCGATAACTTGGTAGTCCCCATGGACACACCTGGGGTCCCCATCTCCTGCCGTGTGTCTGACCCCAACTCCCACGTCATCCTGAGGAGTGTCCCCAGTGGAGAGGAGATGCCCGCCTACTACGACAACAAGATGGGCTTCTTCGGAAGCCTCTTGCCTGGGCAGTACCAGTGTGAAACCACAGTGAACGATCAGACCATGAGAAGTGTCACTTATACTGTGGAGCATGAGC CCCCTGAGGACTCAGAGGATTTCGACGTGGAAGTAAAAGCCAGTGGGGAGACGTTGAGAGCTGGGCAGCCTTTTAACATCACGTGTGTCGCTCCGCCTGGACTGGGATTTCAGCAGCAGTGGCTCCATCCTAAAAAACAG GCTGTGGATGCAGTTCAGATGAAACAGACCTTTCCAGACCGGGTCCTCTATATCCTTAGTATCCAACAAGCCACCTCTCAGGATAGCGGCATCTACGAGTGCTCCGTCACCCAGCATACCAGCGGAGAGGTCCGAGTCAGCAGCGTGGCTGTCACTGTCTTTG AGGAGAATTCCTTTGTGGCACTGGACCACAGCGGGATTCAAGCTACGGAGTTTGTCAGCCCTTTAGAGGAGACAGAGTTTACCATCCTCATCGATGCCTACCCGGCCCCCAAAGTGGCATGGCTGAAAGACGGCACAGACGTGGCACAGAACTACTACATCCTCACCAAAACTAGTCACCTCGAAGGGAATCG GTATCAAAGCATTCTGACATTACTGCAGCCTCTGTGGAAAGACAACGGGAATTATACCATCACGGCTCTCAGTGGCTCTAGCACGGCTCAGTTCTCCTTTACCCTCAAAGTGAAAG CCGCCACCGCTATGATGTTCCCACCCTCCTCAGCGCCTGTGCTGCTGCCTCAGGTAGAGGAGATGGTGGTGCTCCTCCACACTCCTTTCACCCTGACCTGTCGGGGAGAGGCTAAACTAGCCTGGAAGACACCGCTGTATGTGCACGAACAAACGCAGGAGGACAACAGCGGCCTGTTTGTCACCACCATCACCGTGGACAGCGCCACTGCAATGCACACCGGCTACTACACATGCTACTACAGCCGTAATACCACTGATGATACAGAGGACAGCAGCGTCTACATCTATGTGCCAG ACCCAGATGTTCCCTTTGTGCCATCACCGGTGCCTTTTGGCAACCACGTCCTGTCCGACCACGAGGAGATGGAGATCCAGTGTCGCGTGTCCGATCCCAGTGCGAACGTGACCCTGGTTAACGTGGACACCCAGCAGCCAGTGCCCAGTGTGTATGACAGCAAGAGGGGAGCTTTGGGAGTATTCACCGCTGGAACCTACATCTGTAAGGCTCTCATAAACGGAGAGGAACACTACAGCGGGGAATACATCGTCCATGGCTGGACAG GTGGCGCTGCGCTGCATGTTGAGCTGACAGCCAAACGGACGGCTCTGCTGGTGGGAGACACCATCACGGTCACCTGTCTGGCACGGGGATCTGAGATTCTGGAAGACCACTGGAAATACCCTGGCAAACTG GCTAATCGGGctattaaaacagtacatgaGAACAAGAGGGCTCAGGAGATCCTTTACACCCTTACAATCCCGCAGGCCTCGACCAAAGACAGCGGCATCTACTCTTGCTCCATCACTGATATTATTAGTAATGAAGACCAGACAAAGGAGCTAGCTGTCCAAGTGTTTG CATCTGCGTTTATGTCTGTCCGGCCGGAGTTCGGAGAATATGAATCGGCAGAGCTGGACGAGGTCCGGGAGTTCAGAGCCAAAATCAGCTCCTTCCCCAGCGCTCATGTCACTTGGCTCAAAGATGGCATCCCGCTCAGCGACGTGACGGCGGAGATCTCCTCCAGCCTCCGGCAGCTCAGCGAGACCAG TTACATGAGTGTTCTTACCCTGATCCGGGCCAAGGAGGAGGACAGCGGGAACTACACCATGCGAGTGGAGAATGGAGACCAGATTCATGATGTCGGATTAAACCTCGAAGTCAAAG TGCCTGCAGTCATTGTGGACCTGATGGACATCCACCATGGCTCAGCCACAGGCCAGTCTGTGGTGTGCATTAGCAGAGGGCAGCCCACTCCTGTGGTGGAGTGGTTCATCTGCAAGGACATCAAACA TTGTGCCAACGACTCGGCTGCCTGGGTGCCCCTCCCGGCCAACTCCACGGAGGTCACAATGGACTCGCACATCGACGAGGAAAATAACCTGGAGAGCCAGGTCATGTTTGGTCACCTGGAAAGCACACTGGCGGTGCGCTGCCTGGCCAGGAACCAAATGGCCGTTGTTAGCAGGGAGGTCAAACTGGTATCCAATG GCCCTCACCCAGAGCTGACTGTAGCTGCCGCTGTGCTGGTGCTCCTGGTCATTGTCATCATCTCACTCATTGTCTTGGTTATTATCTGGAAACAG AAACCACGGTATGAGATCCGTTGGAGGGTCATAGAGTCTGTGAGCCCAGACGGCCATGAGTACATCTACGTGGATCCCATGCAGCTTCCCTACGACTCCAGATGGGAGTTCCCCCGtgacagacttgtgctcg gtCGTATCCTGGGCTCTGGAGCCTTTGGGAAGGTGGTAGAAGGCACTGCCTATGGACTCAGCCGCTCCCAACCTGTCATGAAGGTGGCAGTGAAGATGCTGAAAC CCACGGCGCGCTCCAGCGAGAAACAGGCCCTGATGTCTGAACTGAAGATCATGACTCATCTTGGTCCACATCTCAACATCGTTAACCTCCTGGGAGCGTGCACCAAGTCAg GCCCGATCTACATTATCACTGAGTACTGCTTCTATGGGGACCTGGTCAACTACCTGCACAAGAACAGGGAGAACTTCCTCAGCCTGACTccagagaaaagtaaaaaagagcTCGATATCTTTGGAATCAACCCTGCAGACGAGAGCAGCAGGAG TTATGTGGTCctgtcatttgaaaacaaaggaGACTACATGGATATGAAGCAGGCTGACACTCAGTACGTGCCCATGCTGGAGATAAGCAACCCCCATAAGTACTCAGACATCCAGAGGTCTAACTATGACCACCCACCCTCTCAGAAAG AGGACGAGATGGACGTCCTGCTGTCAGACAACATGAACGAGGGCCTCACCACCACCGATCTGCTCAGTTTCACCTACCAGGTTGCCAAAGGCATGGAGTTTCTGGCTTCCAAAAAT tgtgtgcaTCGGGACCTCGCTGCCAGGaatgtcctcctctctcagGGCAAGATAGTGAAGATCTGTGACTTTGGACTGGCCCGAGACATCATGCACGACAACAACTATGTCTCCAAAGGGAGC ACTTTCCTGCCAGTGAAGTGGATGGCGCCAGAGAGTATTTTCGACAACATGTACACCTCTCTCAGTGATGTTTGGTCCTACGGCATCCTGCTCTGGGAGATTTTCTCCTTAG GTGGCACCCCATACCCAGGGATGGTCGTGGATTCAAGCTTCTACAACAAGATCAAGAGTGGATACAGGATGTCCAAACCGGAGCATGCACCCCAGGACCT GTATGAGATGATGATGAAATGCTGGAACAGCGAGCCCGAGAAGAGACCTACTTTCCTGGGTCTGAGTGAAACTGTGTCTTCTTTGCTGCCCTCCAGCTACAAGAGG CATTACGAGAGGGTGAACCATGAGTTCCTAAAGAGCGACCACCCCGCTGTGACTCGAGTGTGCGTGGAGAACGACGACGCCTACATCGGCATCACCTACAAGAACCAGGGCAAGCTGAAGGACCGGGAGAGCGGCTTCGACGAGCAGCGGCTGAGCTCGGATAGCGGGTACATCATCCCCCTCCCCGACCTGGACCCAGTATCTGACGACGAATGTGGAAAGAGGAACAGACACGG CTCTCAGACATCCGAGGAGAGCGCCATCGAGACGGGCTCCAGCAGCTCCACTTTTGCGAAGCGCGAGGGCGAGACTCTGGAGGACATCACGCTGTTGGACGAGATGTGCCTGGACTGTAGTGACCTGGGGGAGGACAGCTTCCTGTGA